In a single window of the Nitrospira defluvii genome:
- the rpmG gene encoding 50S ribosomal protein L33, protein MREIVALACTGCETPGMSVYWTTKNKKHDPDRIELKKYCARRRQHATHKEKR, encoded by the coding sequence ATGCGTGAGATCGTGGCATTGGCTTGCACCGGTTGTGAGACGCCGGGCATGTCGGTCTATTGGACAACGAAGAATAAGAAGCATGATCCGGATCGCATTGAGTTGAAGAAATACTGCGCGCGTCGCCGACAGCATGCGACGCACAAGGAAAAGCGATAG
- the rpmB gene encoding 50S ribosomal protein L28, with the protein MARYCQVTGKKPMAGNHVSHANNRTRRRFLPNLQRKRYFLPDENRWITLSVSTRGMRIIDKKGLARVVADLRAAGQTF; encoded by the coding sequence ATGGCACGCTATTGTCAGGTGACGGGAAAAAAGCCGATGGCCGGGAACCATGTGAGTCACGCAAACAACCGAACGAGGCGGAGGTTTTTGCCGAACCTTCAGCGGAAGCGTTATTTCCTGCCGGATGAGAACCGCTGGATCACGCTGTCGGTGTCGACCCGTGGCATGAGAATCATCGATAAGAAGGGGCTGGCGCGCGTGGTGGCGGATCTGCGGGCGGCCGGCCAGACGTTCTAA
- the zigA gene encoding zinc metallochaperone GTPase ZigA, with amino-acid sequence MTTTMAQASQDRRLPVTVLSGFLGAGKTTVLNHVLHNREGLRVAVIVNDMSEVNIDAALVEQGGASLSRTEEQLVEMSNGCICCTLREDLLKEVARLAEAGRFDYLLIESTGISEPMPVAETFQFQDEGGRSLSTVARLDTMVTVIDAASFLKDYQEAEDLAARGLALGEQDERTITDLLIDQVEFANVLVVNKTDLVSSGELATLEAILAKLNPEARIFRAEQGRVPVAALLDTKRFDFERAGQAAGWMKTLRGEESSEADEYGITSFVYRARRPFHPTRWWNAMQLTWPGVLRSKGLFWIASRPDLIGLWSQAGGAGSVRWIGRWFAAIPETEWPDGEADHRRMDNGWDPEFGDRTQELVVIGRNMDQISLTSMLDECLLTDDEWRPGLAEWRVAADPFPRQAPDPELESAGA; translated from the coding sequence ATGACAACCACGATGGCGCAGGCCTCCCAGGACCGTCGATTGCCGGTGACGGTGCTGTCGGGATTCTTAGGAGCAGGGAAGACGACAGTGCTGAATCATGTCCTGCACAACCGCGAGGGACTTCGAGTGGCGGTGATCGTCAACGACATGAGTGAGGTGAACATCGACGCCGCCCTCGTGGAACAGGGGGGCGCGTCGTTGAGTCGTACTGAGGAACAGCTGGTGGAAATGAGTAACGGGTGTATCTGCTGCACCTTGCGGGAGGACCTCCTCAAAGAGGTGGCGCGTTTGGCGGAGGCGGGGCGATTCGATTACTTACTGATCGAGTCGACCGGGATCTCAGAGCCGATGCCGGTGGCGGAAACGTTTCAATTCCAGGACGAAGGCGGACGAAGTCTCTCGACGGTGGCCCGATTGGATACGATGGTCACCGTCATCGATGCGGCCAGTTTCCTGAAAGACTATCAGGAGGCGGAGGATCTGGCTGCGCGCGGATTGGCGCTCGGCGAGCAGGATGAGCGAACGATTACGGACCTTCTCATCGATCAGGTGGAATTTGCCAATGTGCTGGTCGTCAATAAGACGGATCTGGTGTCCTCGGGAGAATTGGCGACGCTGGAGGCGATTCTTGCGAAGCTGAATCCCGAGGCCCGGATCTTCCGTGCCGAGCAAGGGCGTGTTCCGGTGGCGGCGCTGCTCGACACCAAGCGCTTTGATTTTGAGCGGGCCGGCCAGGCGGCGGGTTGGATGAAGACCTTGCGCGGCGAGGAGTCTTCGGAAGCCGATGAATACGGGATCACGAGCTTCGTCTACCGGGCGCGGCGGCCGTTCCATCCGACACGCTGGTGGAACGCGATGCAACTGACGTGGCCTGGCGTGCTCCGATCCAAAGGGCTGTTTTGGATTGCGTCGAGGCCTGACTTGATCGGCCTCTGGTCGCAGGCCGGTGGGGCCGGTTCGGTGCGGTGGATCGGGCGCTGGTTTGCTGCGATCCCGGAAACGGAATGGCCGGACGGCGAGGCGGACCATCGGCGCATGGACAACGGCTGGGATCCCGAGTTCGGCGATCGGACACAGGAACTGGTCGTGATCGGACGGAATATGGACCAGATCTCACTCACCTCCATGCTTGACGAATGTCTGTTGACAGACGACGAATGGCGACCGGGTTTGGCCGAGTGGCGTGTAGCGGCGGATCCGTTTCCGCGACAGGCGCCCGATCCGGAACTGGAGTCGGCCGGCGCATAA
- a CDS encoding GTP-binding protein, whose translation MVCGCAGAGKSRVIREWVAERGSERWALLLHDRSEHEWAAVDGTGHAIDIYSLGESLAELMRSCASCSFREALTDAILTIAGMRRFDRLIVECSGLVEATMAAAVFNDAIADEEPLAGLARLDQLVTVVDAATVWEGVRSADALGERGMSGGEDDTRVLSELLVEQIEHCSLIALNRSEAIDGNCRERVITLLRYLNPEAEVLLAADRVAGAARILAPRDRAEHGISFQPGWAKLIDGNDSLPESSQEWSTGVFRASRPFHPERLWRCVEEDWPGVLRCKGYFWLASQPDRCFSWEQTAGSRHFEWVGHWWVATPQPEWPTNEAFLRRLKSQWTIEFGDRRQELACIGYGADQETLFARLKRCLLTTDELLLGEEAWRRFADPFERATQEAGSREDETDPE comes from the coding sequence ATGGTGTGCGGATGTGCTGGAGCGGGAAAGAGCAGGGTGATTCGGGAGTGGGTCGCCGAACGGGGAAGCGAACGATGGGCGTTGCTCCTCCACGACCGTAGCGAGCATGAGTGGGCGGCGGTCGACGGGACCGGTCACGCAATAGACATCTACTCGTTGGGGGAGTCATTGGCCGAATTGATGCGGTCGTGCGCGAGCTGTTCGTTTCGCGAAGCACTGACGGACGCAATTCTGACCATCGCCGGTATGCGTCGATTTGACCGATTGATCGTCGAATGTTCAGGTCTGGTCGAAGCGACCATGGCGGCGGCGGTCTTCAATGATGCCATTGCAGATGAGGAGCCGCTCGCCGGGCTGGCGCGACTGGATCAGCTGGTGACGGTCGTGGATGCCGCGACCGTCTGGGAAGGCGTTCGCAGCGCCGATGCGTTGGGGGAGCGGGGAATGAGTGGCGGCGAAGACGATACCAGGGTGCTCTCGGAACTGCTGGTGGAGCAGATCGAGCACTGCTCATTGATCGCTCTCAATCGGAGTGAAGCGATCGACGGGAACTGCCGTGAACGGGTCATCACGCTTCTCCGGTATCTGAATCCGGAGGCAGAGGTCCTGTTGGCGGCCGACAGGGTAGCAGGGGCAGCGCGCATTCTAGCTCCGAGGGACAGAGCGGAGCACGGCATCAGTTTCCAGCCCGGCTGGGCCAAGCTGATCGACGGGAACGACAGTCTGCCTGAGTCATCGCAAGAATGGAGCACTGGAGTGTTCCGCGCGAGCCGTCCGTTTCACCCGGAACGCTTGTGGCGCTGTGTTGAAGAGGACTGGCCCGGTGTCCTGCGGTGTAAGGGGTATTTCTGGCTGGCCTCGCAGCCTGACCGCTGCTTCTCCTGGGAGCAGACGGCCGGTAGTCGGCACTTCGAATGGGTGGGGCACTGGTGGGTGGCGACGCCGCAGCCTGAGTGGCCGACCAACGAGGCCTTTCTGCGCCGCCTGAAGTCGCAGTGGACGATCGAGTTCGGAGATCGCCGCCAGGAACTGGCGTGTATAGGGTATGGAGCCGACCAGGAGACGCTCTTCGCACGGCTGAAGCGGTGCCTGCTGACCACCGATGAACTCTTGCTCGGCGAGGAGGCCTGGCGCCGATTCGCCGACCCCTTCGAGCGGGCGACGCAGGAGGCGGGATCGCGCGAGGATGAAACGGATCCGGAATGA
- the rpsN gene encoding 30S ribosomal protein S14 — protein MAKLSSQLRNEKRKQLVTKYAEQRRTLKAVVRNQAASLEEKQEAQSRLNSLPRNASPVRVRNRCGISGRVRGYLRRFGMSRIDFRLLALKGEIPGVRKSSW, from the coding sequence ATGGCCAAATTGAGCAGCCAGTTGAGAAACGAGAAGCGCAAGCAATTGGTGACGAAGTATGCCGAACAACGCCGAACCTTGAAAGCAGTCGTCAGGAACCAGGCCGCTAGTCTGGAAGAGAAACAGGAGGCCCAGAGCAGGTTGAACTCGTTGCCGCGCAATGCGTCTCCGGTGCGGGTCCGGAACCGTTGCGGGATTTCCGGTCGGGTGCGTGGCTATCTGAGACGATTCGGAATGTCGCGCATCGATTTCCGCTTGTTGGCGCTGAAGGGGGAGATTCCCGGCGTGCGGAAGTCAAGTTGGTGA
- the rpsR gene encoding 30S ribosomal protein S18, producing the protein MLPERRRRVIDDTTSVDWKNVEWLRRFLSERGRMLPRRMTGNSLQRQRVIAQAIKRARHMALLPFAGSEGS; encoded by the coding sequence ATGTTACCTGAACGACGGCGTCGAGTCATCGACGACACCACGTCCGTGGACTGGAAGAATGTCGAGTGGTTGCGGAGATTTCTGAGCGAACGGGGAAGAATGTTGCCGAGGCGAATGACGGGCAACAGTTTGCAGCGGCAACGGGTGATCGCGCAGGCCATCAAGCGGGCTCGCCATATGGCGCTGTTGCCGTTTGCGGGGTCGGAAGGATCGTAG
- a CDS encoding dihydroorotase, whose amino-acid sequence MMLVHGGRVLDPGHYVGEADVLIGEGRVMAVQAGLAKRTDLRHVTRIDAEGLLVVPGFVDLHAHLREPGFEYKETIATGTAAAVAGGFTTVCCMPNTNPVNDDIAVTAWIIERTKTTASAHVHPIGAITLGSAGRELADFRALKQAGCVAVSDDGRPVMGEEIMRRAMQSAAELDMPVIDHCEDTRSSGCGCMNDGPVSRAMGWRGMPGDAEYRMIARDIRLARDTGVRLHIAHLSTADGVEMVRKAKMDGVRITAEVSPHHFTLTDDAVPTYGANAKMNPPLRRERDRAAVIEGLADGTIDAIATDHAPHAEYEKQWGMDWAPFGVIGLETALGLTLGLVQQGRVTLQRAMTCLTSAPAAVLGLPRGTLEPGAAADVTVIDPEASWTVDPERFRSKSRNTPFAGWVLKGQVVRTLVAGMTVYQRPETL is encoded by the coding sequence ATGATGCTGGTTCATGGCGGACGAGTATTGGACCCAGGTCATTACGTGGGCGAGGCCGATGTCTTGATCGGCGAAGGAAGAGTCATGGCTGTGCAGGCAGGGCTGGCCAAGCGTACTGATCTACGGCACGTGACCAGGATCGATGCAGAGGGATTGCTGGTGGTGCCGGGTTTTGTCGATCTCCACGCACACCTTCGGGAGCCGGGGTTTGAATACAAGGAGACGATTGCCACCGGAACTGCCGCCGCGGTGGCGGGTGGGTTTACCACGGTCTGTTGCATGCCGAATACGAATCCGGTCAACGATGACATCGCTGTGACTGCTTGGATCATCGAACGGACGAAAACCACGGCCTCTGCCCATGTCCATCCGATTGGAGCCATCACGCTGGGGTCGGCGGGCCGCGAACTCGCCGATTTTCGCGCACTGAAACAAGCCGGGTGTGTGGCGGTGTCCGACGACGGCCGGCCCGTCATGGGCGAGGAGATCATGCGGCGGGCGATGCAGTCTGCCGCCGAATTGGATATGCCGGTCATCGACCATTGCGAAGACACGAGGTCATCGGGATGCGGATGCATGAACGACGGGCCGGTGTCTCGGGCCATGGGGTGGCGGGGCATGCCCGGTGATGCGGAGTACCGAATGATCGCCCGCGACATCCGGTTGGCAAGGGACACCGGTGTCAGGCTGCACATCGCGCATCTGAGTACGGCAGACGGAGTCGAGATGGTGCGAAAGGCCAAGATGGATGGAGTACGGATCACGGCGGAAGTAAGCCCGCATCACTTTACGCTTACGGACGACGCAGTCCCTACGTATGGAGCCAATGCCAAGATGAATCCCCCCTTACGGCGTGAGCGGGATCGTGCCGCGGTCATCGAGGGTTTGGCGGATGGCACCATCGACGCGATCGCGACGGACCATGCCCCGCATGCGGAATACGAGAAACAGTGGGGAATGGATTGGGCGCCCTTCGGCGTCATCGGGTTGGAAACCGCCCTCGGATTGACCCTGGGGCTCGTCCAGCAAGGAAGAGTGACGTTGCAGCGCGCGATGACCTGTTTGACCAGCGCTCCGGCCGCGGTCTTGGGTCTGCCGAGGGGGACGCTCGAGCCGGGTGCCGCGGCCGACGTGACGGTGATCGACCCTGAAGCGTCCTGGACAGTGGATCCCGAACGGTTTCGATCCAAAAGCCGCAATACACCGTTTGCGGGCTGGGTGCTGAAGGGGCAGGTCGTACGGACCTTGGTGGCCGGGATGACTGTATATCAGCGTCCTGAAACGCTGTGA
- a CDS encoding ZIP family metal transporter, translating to MMVPAEPTWGFAVLMGLLGSLGALIPACLVLFISDGWRHRAMPYLLSYATGTMLATAIIGLIPEALEHIPILEVGLSLLAGLVLFFILEWTVIWRHAHGDESGHEPHSSRHDHGHAHGIAKKTGMLVLIGDGVHNIADGIAIGAACVASPGLGLVTTLAVLGHEVPQELSDFTILLSSGFSRWRAFFWNTVSGLGTLVGVVIAYGGLGYAEAIVPYALSVAAASFLYIGLADLVPGLHGRVGAAKGLWQFAMMIAGMVTIGALTMLPH from the coding sequence ATGATGGTCCCCGCCGAGCCGACCTGGGGATTTGCCGTTCTGATGGGGCTTCTCGGAAGTCTGGGTGCCTTGATCCCGGCCTGTCTCGTGCTGTTCATCTCCGATGGATGGCGGCACCGCGCGATGCCGTACCTCCTGAGTTACGCGACCGGGACGATGTTAGCCACCGCGATTATCGGCCTCATTCCCGAGGCGCTGGAACATATTCCGATTCTTGAAGTGGGCCTCTCCTTGCTGGCCGGATTGGTGTTGTTTTTCATCCTGGAGTGGACGGTGATCTGGCGGCACGCGCACGGGGACGAGTCCGGCCACGAGCCGCATTCTTCAAGGCATGACCATGGTCACGCCCATGGGATCGCGAAGAAGACCGGGATGCTCGTGTTGATCGGCGACGGGGTTCACAACATCGCGGACGGCATCGCCATTGGTGCCGCCTGTGTGGCGTCTCCAGGACTTGGTCTCGTGACGACGCTTGCGGTGCTGGGGCATGAAGTGCCGCAAGAGTTAAGCGATTTCACGATCCTTCTTTCCAGCGGGTTTTCCCGCTGGCGGGCGTTCTTCTGGAACACGGTCTCGGGGTTGGGCACCCTCGTCGGGGTGGTGATCGCCTATGGGGGGCTCGGGTATGCAGAAGCGATTGTGCCCTACGCGCTCAGCGTGGCGGCTGCCAGCTTCCTCTACATCGGGCTCGCGGATTTGGTGCCGGGGTTGCACGGGCGTGTCGGCGCCGCCAAGGGCCTGTGGCAATTCGCCATGATGATTGCGGGAATGGTCACAATCGGGGCGCTCACGATGTTGCCGCATTGA
- the moaB gene encoding molybdenum cofactor biosynthesis protein B has translation MTATITRVAAPVDVAVLTVSDSRTLEQDRSGDTIVDRLTQAGHRLADRQLCKDDFETIRSTVARWVANPMIDFVIVTGGTGVTRRDVTPDAVRSLFTKPIPGFGELFRWLSYGEIGTSTIQSRADAGVCVDTIVFLLPGSPGACRLGMEQIILPQLDIQHRPCNLVELLPRVRDEQEPHVDA, from the coding sequence ATGACGGCGACGATTACAAGGGTGGCGGCTCCTGTGGATGTGGCGGTACTGACGGTGTCGGACAGTCGGACGCTGGAGCAGGATCGGAGTGGCGATACGATCGTCGATCGACTGACCCAGGCAGGTCACCGCCTCGCCGACCGACAGTTGTGCAAGGACGATTTTGAGACCATTCGATCGACCGTCGCCCGGTGGGTGGCGAACCCCATGATCGATTTTGTGATCGTGACGGGAGGAACCGGCGTCACGCGACGCGATGTCACGCCGGATGCCGTTCGCTCCCTGTTCACCAAACCAATTCCCGGGTTCGGTGAACTGTTTCGCTGGTTGAGTTATGGGGAAATCGGTACCTCGACGATTCAGTCGCGGGCCGATGCCGGCGTGTGTGTCGACACGATTGTGTTTCTGCTTCCCGGAAGTCCCGGGGCCTGCCGGCTCGGCATGGAGCAGATCATCCTGCCCCAGTTGGACATCCAGCATCGGCCCTGCAATCTGGTGGAGCTGCTGCCGAGGGTGCGAGATGAACAGGAGCCGCATGTCGACGCATAA
- a CDS encoding DUF3386 family protein produces the protein MTPVESKGQTLVDDPAARLLVKDAHSRMYKWPASFAGYRAHVTLNEDGQSVVGMESYVNEYLEVNGIWMPLRRCMSFGENGVVKMRVIELSQHEVW, from the coding sequence ATGACGCCGGTGGAGAGCAAAGGACAAACCTTGGTCGATGATCCTGCTGCGCGCCTGCTGGTGAAAGATGCGCACAGCCGCATGTACAAGTGGCCGGCCTCGTTTGCCGGTTATCGGGCGCACGTGACGTTGAACGAGGATGGGCAATCGGTCGTGGGAATGGAGAGTTACGTCAACGAGTATTTGGAGGTGAACGGCATCTGGATGCCGCTGCGCCGTTGCATGTCGTTCGGAGAAAACGGGGTGGTCAAGATGCGGGTGATCGAGCTCTCACAACATGAGGTGTGGTGA
- a CDS encoding CobW family GTP-binding protein, with amino-acid sequence MPTKAAQVRASGSPVYVIAGFLGSGKTTLLKRALAHELERGIKPAVLMNEFGEVDVDGALLHDHPRSNDIELQSLLSGCICCDLSGAFTEKVGHLLKKTQGAPLFVETTGLADTGQVVVGIEKALAQHSARARLASVIVMVDAPRFLKLGAYWPAADDHLKQADTVVLNKLDQIDDRQAALVERRVRSVNPAARIVRAIHADVPIDRLLERPAGRRVAQIVTGTIKESTAGYRSGSFKILRPFEPDRLGRWLRRYQRSVVRLKGYVRVQGRQGMQEVQWVMGSLSIAPYQGVKQSQAKIVVIGRRVAWQRFLEGLERCLVWPRRRVVRRRPAGKRVSQ; translated from the coding sequence ATGCCCACTAAGGCCGCACAAGTCAGAGCCTCCGGTTCCCCGGTCTATGTGATCGCCGGTTTTCTCGGTAGCGGGAAAACCACGTTGCTGAAACGGGCGCTGGCCCATGAGTTGGAGCGTGGCATCAAGCCGGCCGTGCTGATGAACGAGTTCGGGGAAGTCGATGTCGACGGGGCTCTCCTGCATGACCATCCCCGGTCAAATGACATCGAGCTACAGTCCTTGCTGAGCGGGTGTATTTGCTGCGACCTGTCGGGAGCATTCACCGAGAAGGTCGGCCATCTTCTGAAAAAGACGCAGGGTGCTCCGCTGTTCGTCGAGACCACCGGCTTGGCGGACACCGGCCAGGTGGTGGTCGGCATTGAGAAGGCACTGGCGCAGCACTCAGCTAGGGCCCGGTTGGCCTCGGTGATCGTGATGGTCGACGCGCCGCGATTCCTGAAGCTCGGCGCATACTGGCCGGCGGCGGACGATCATCTGAAACAAGCCGACACGGTCGTCCTCAACAAACTCGACCAGATCGACGACCGGCAGGCCGCACTCGTGGAGCGGCGAGTCAGATCGGTCAATCCCGCAGCCCGCATTGTCAGGGCAATACATGCCGATGTCCCGATCGATCGACTGTTGGAGCGGCCGGCGGGAAGGCGCGTGGCACAGATAGTCACCGGTACGATCAAGGAATCAACGGCGGGATACCGGAGCGGCAGCTTCAAAATCCTGCGGCCGTTCGAGCCGGATCGGCTGGGGCGCTGGTTGAGGCGATATCAACGTTCCGTGGTGCGCCTGAAGGGATACGTCAGAGTTCAGGGGCGCCAGGGGATGCAGGAGGTGCAGTGGGTGATGGGATCGTTATCGATTGCGCCGTACCAGGGTGTGAAGCAGTCGCAGGCGAAGATTGTGGTGATCGGCCGGCGGGTGGCTTGGCAGCGGTTTCTGGAGGGGCTGGAGCGTTGTCTCGTGTGGCCGAGGCGGCGGGTGGTGCGTCGTCGTCCGGCCGGAAAGCGAGTGTCGCAATGA
- a CDS encoding WD40 repeat domain-containing protein: protein MPRLAKSKAVITLGSVGYATLGDYINRVAFSADGTGLAACSASGQVSIWQVPRLQPIGDLRGHDRSALTLAWHPSRSELATGGQDGVVRLWGLDASAERAVLPVGEQGSWVEHLAWSPDGRFLAASAGKSLKIWGVDAASRPQLVADVPAHKTTVSALSWMPNGGGVISSCYGGAWLWKVGTDKPVRLFPYDGALLSLVVSPSGEYLASGNLDGSVHLFRTDSEQNWHMSGYPMKVTSVRFDHNGLNLFTASGPALVAWNMKKFEGTGGRLFKGHLGWIQEIACHPNLSLVATVGEDGLLCIWEPQTTKPILSQEVNKWGGLSSVAWSLRGTWLATGTNDGVVSLFSVEGVGGRS from the coding sequence ATGCCTCGTCTAGCCAAGTCGAAGGCGGTCATCACGTTGGGCTCGGTAGGGTATGCCACGCTCGGCGATTACATCAATCGCGTGGCCTTCTCTGCGGATGGCACCGGGCTGGCGGCTTGTTCCGCATCGGGACAAGTCTCGATCTGGCAGGTGCCTAGGTTGCAACCGATCGGCGATCTCAGAGGCCATGACCGGTCGGCGCTCACGCTCGCCTGGCATCCGAGCCGGAGCGAGTTGGCAACGGGTGGGCAGGATGGCGTCGTCCGGCTCTGGGGCCTCGATGCAAGCGCGGAGAGAGCCGTGCTTCCCGTGGGAGAGCAGGGTTCGTGGGTCGAACATCTGGCCTGGTCTCCGGACGGGCGCTTTCTGGCGGCATCGGCAGGGAAGAGCCTCAAGATTTGGGGCGTGGATGCGGCGAGTAGACCGCAGCTGGTTGCGGATGTGCCGGCGCACAAAACGACTGTGTCGGCGCTGTCCTGGATGCCGAATGGGGGCGGTGTCATTTCCTCCTGCTATGGAGGTGCGTGGCTCTGGAAGGTGGGAACGGACAAACCGGTGCGGCTGTTCCCGTACGACGGCGCGTTACTGTCTCTCGTGGTGAGTCCGAGCGGAGAATATCTGGCCTCGGGAAATCTCGACGGCTCGGTGCATTTGTTTCGCACGGACAGCGAGCAGAACTGGCACATGTCCGGCTATCCGATGAAGGTGACTTCGGTGCGATTCGACCATAACGGGCTCAATTTGTTCACTGCCTCCGGTCCGGCGCTTGTTGCCTGGAACATGAAAAAATTCGAAGGCACGGGAGGACGGCTCTTCAAAGGGCATCTGGGATGGATTCAGGAGATCGCCTGTCATCCCAACCTGTCGCTTGTCGCGACGGTTGGTGAAGACGGCCTCCTCTGTATCTGGGAGCCGCAGACCACGAAGCCGATTCTCAGCCAGGAAGTGAACAAGTGGGGCGGACTGTCATCGGTCGCCTGGAGTCTTCGCGGCACATGGCTGGCGACCGGCACGAATGACGGCGTGGTGTCGCTGTTCTCCGTGGAAGGCGTCGGAGGACGGTCATGA
- a CDS encoding CobW family GTP-binding protein codes for MATDVMAPVPVTVLTGFLGAGKTTLLNRILTTEHGKRVAVIVNEFGEVGIDNQLVIGADEEIFEMNNGCICCTVRGDLIRIIGNLLKRKDRFDYMVIETTGLADPAPVAQTFFVDDEMKRRLSLDGIVTVVDSKHIWDHLDKSPEAKEQVAFADVILLNKIDLVPSAEVDRLEARIKAINVMAKIHRTRDAQVEINRLLNIGAFDLSRKLEIDQNFLGEEAHEHDPSVFSVALVEEGAVDEGRVNDWFREVLSTMGTQIYRMKGILNVEGRDQRFVFQGVHMLFDGKADRAWKKGEARSNQLVFIGKDLDRAALTKGFRSCLV; via the coding sequence ATGGCTACCGATGTGATGGCGCCCGTGCCCGTGACGGTTCTGACGGGTTTTTTGGGCGCAGGAAAGACAACGTTGCTGAACCGAATTTTGACGACCGAACACGGCAAGCGTGTGGCGGTCATCGTCAATGAGTTCGGCGAAGTGGGGATCGACAATCAACTCGTCATCGGCGCCGACGAAGAAATATTTGAGATGAACAACGGCTGCATCTGCTGCACGGTGCGGGGCGATTTGATCCGCATCATCGGCAACCTCCTTAAGCGAAAAGATCGATTCGACTACATGGTGATCGAGACGACAGGGTTGGCCGATCCTGCGCCGGTGGCCCAGACCTTCTTTGTCGACGACGAGATGAAGCGGCGGTTGTCGCTCGACGGAATCGTCACCGTCGTCGACTCCAAACATATTTGGGATCACCTGGACAAGAGTCCAGAAGCCAAGGAGCAGGTCGCTTTTGCCGATGTGATCCTCCTCAACAAGATCGATCTGGTGCCGTCGGCCGAGGTTGATCGGCTCGAAGCTCGAATCAAGGCGATCAACGTCATGGCGAAGATTCATCGGACGAGGGATGCGCAGGTGGAGATCAACCGGTTGTTGAACATCGGTGCGTTCGATCTGAGCCGGAAGCTGGAGATCGATCAGAATTTCCTCGGCGAAGAAGCCCATGAACATGATCCGAGCGTCTTCTCTGTGGCGCTGGTCGAAGAAGGGGCGGTTGATGAGGGCAGAGTCAACGACTGGTTCCGCGAGGTGCTCTCCACCATGGGGACGCAGATCTACCGGATGAAGGGCATTCTGAACGTCGAAGGGCGAGACCAGCGGTTCGTGTTTCAGGGGGTCCATATGTTGTTCGACGGCAAGGCGGACCGAGCCTGGAAGAAGGGGGAAGCCCGCAGCAACCAACTGGTGTTTATCGGGAAAGACCTCGACCGCGCGGCGTTGACGAAAGGATTTCGGTCATGCCTCGTCTAG
- a CDS encoding Fur family transcriptional regulator, which yields MADSIVDSLKAGGKKLTKPRQAILAILESNALPVTAAEVHARLKKAHVHMDLATVYRNLTMLQELGLVDPVGLREGQMRYEVRHGREHHHHIQCRGCGRIVDLMLCPIKKLTELVEAQTKFAVEGHSLEFFGWCPQCR from the coding sequence ATGGCAGATTCAATCGTTGACAGTCTGAAGGCCGGCGGGAAAAAGCTTACGAAGCCCAGGCAGGCGATTCTGGCCATCCTGGAATCGAACGCGCTACCAGTCACCGCCGCTGAGGTGCATGCCCGATTGAAGAAGGCCCACGTGCACATGGATCTTGCCACCGTCTACCGGAACCTGACCATGCTCCAGGAATTGGGCCTCGTCGATCCAGTGGGGTTGCGCGAGGGGCAGATGCGGTATGAGGTGCGGCATGGGCGGGAACACCATCATCACATTCAGTGTCGCGGGTGCGGTCGGATCGTCGATCTCATGCTGTGCCCGATCAAGAAACTCACGGAACTTGTCGAAGCCCAAACCAAGTTTGCAGTAGAAGGCCATTCCCTGGAATTTTTCGGTTGGTGTCCGCAATGTCGATGA